In a single window of the Nocardioides massiliensis genome:
- a CDS encoding TadE/TadG family type IV pilus assembly protein, translating to MRFVPSQPDRTDERGSAVVDFVLAMVVLVPLLLGVVQLGLVLHVRNTLTNAASEGARHAAALDRGPADAVSRTRERIAGAISGRFADDVRAEPTVVAGAPGVRVTVRAEVPPLGLWGPAMRLEVSGHAIAEDPP from the coding sequence ATGCGCTTCGTTCCGTCTCAGCCTGACCGCACCGACGAGCGCGGGTCGGCCGTCGTCGACTTCGTCCTCGCGATGGTCGTGCTCGTCCCGCTGCTGCTCGGAGTCGTCCAGCTCGGGCTGGTGCTGCACGTGCGCAACACCCTCACCAACGCGGCCTCCGAGGGCGCGCGCCACGCGGCGGCACTCGACCGCGGCCCGGCGGACGCGGTCTCCCGCACCCGCGAGCGGATCGCCGGAGCCATCTCGGGCCGCTTCGCCGACGACGTACGTGCCGAGCCCACGGTGGTGGCAGGGGCGCCCGGCGTACGCGTCACCGTGCGCGCCGAGGTCCCTCCGCTCGGGCTGTGGGGGCCGGCCATGCGGCTCGAGGTGAGCGGGCACGCGATCGCGGAGGACCCGCCGTGA
- a CDS encoding DUF3263 domain-containing protein: MTELTETDVKMLAFERQWWKYAGAKEQAIREEFGVSATRYYQLQNALIDKPAAMAADPLLVRRLIRLRDARRRARPARREGWG, encoded by the coding sequence ATGACGGAGCTGACCGAGACCGATGTGAAGATGCTGGCGTTCGAGCGCCAGTGGTGGAAGTACGCGGGCGCGAAAGAGCAGGCGATCCGCGAGGAGTTCGGGGTGTCCGCCACGCGCTACTACCAGCTGCAGAACGCGTTGATCGACAAGCCGGCCGCGATGGCTGCTGACCCGCTCCTCGTCCGCCGCCTGATCCGCCTGCGTGACGCCCGTCGTCGAGCTCGGCCAGCGCGGCGGGAGGGCTGGGGGTGA
- a CDS encoding tyrosine-type recombinase/integrase, producing MLHATPNGAPVLDPATKLAVDGFLDRYDNPSTRELYEIDLRIFLTWCRTHGIDPLAIRRPQLEAFSRYLTLERRNSTATVAHRLGVVRSFYEVAVDDELLDRNPARLLRVPRVHTDPARMIGLDRREFGAILTAARHHSPDRWALVALLGLMGLRVTEACSIDVESFHQRVERGHQVLSFVGKGSKPATAPIPVPVLRALEEARGDRTSGPLLVRHDGERLDRRTAHRWVKRLGVVAGIDKPVTPHALRRTYVTLALDAGVPPREVQRGARHAKLDTTMRYDVARLDMDRHANHSLAAFVAGAM from the coding sequence AACCCCTCGACCCGCGAGCTCTACGAGATCGACCTACGGATCTTCCTCACCTGGTGCCGCACCCACGGCATCGACCCACTCGCGATCCGCCGGCCCCAGCTCGAAGCGTTCTCCCGCTACCTCACCCTCGAGCGCCGCAACTCCACCGCCACCGTCGCGCACCGCCTCGGCGTCGTCCGGTCCTTCTACGAGGTCGCCGTCGACGACGAGCTCCTCGACCGCAACCCCGCCCGGCTCCTGCGCGTGCCCCGCGTCCACACCGACCCCGCCCGGATGATCGGCCTGGACCGCCGCGAGTTCGGCGCCATCCTCACCGCCGCCCGCCACCACTCACCCGACCGGTGGGCACTCGTCGCGCTGCTCGGCCTGATGGGGTTGCGCGTCACCGAAGCCTGCTCGATCGACGTCGAGTCGTTCCACCAGCGCGTCGAACGCGGCCACCAGGTGCTGTCGTTCGTCGGGAAGGGCTCCAAGCCCGCCACCGCACCCATCCCCGTCCCGGTGCTCCGCGCGCTCGAGGAAGCCCGCGGCGACCGCACCTCCGGGCCACTGCTGGTGCGCCACGACGGCGAACGCCTCGACCGGCGCACCGCACACCGGTGGGTCAAGCGCCTCGGTGTCGTCGCCGGGATCGACAAGCCGGTGACGCCGCACGCGCTGCGCCGCACCTACGTCACCCTCGCCCTCGACGCCGGTGTCCCGCCGCGGGAGGTCCAGCGCGGCGCGCGGCACGCGAAGCTCGACACCACGATGCGCTACGACGTCGCCCGCCTCGACATGGACCGCCACGCCAACCACTCGCTGGCGGCGTTCGTGGCCGGCGCGATGTGA